A genomic region of Dreissena polymorpha isolate Duluth1 chromosome 4, UMN_Dpol_1.0, whole genome shotgun sequence contains the following coding sequences:
- the LOC127877941 gene encoding NACHT and WD repeat domain-containing protein 2-like encodes MGDVEIDPGILDGTIDDVARVATKIIRVFLSSTFSDMVEERNILLQDVYPKIQEYCKRKYGVTFQMVDMRWGVTNEVQNDHMTSTCCLKEIRNCQNVSIGPNFVVLMGQKYGYRPIPAFVEAEEFEAIRSHVVEEDLELLDLWYVRDDNSVPPQYVLQPINTILRNYDSSNEELKRESRQRWQETFDELRDILMAGADAALEKGDIGRQGREKYFSSVTQEEIEIGLLQTPKDPNMTCLCFVREIEHLQENIRHHRTSKFLDLQPTEKGEPVELDLDAYERLTILRDQEIPKRLNKENIVKLKTTWSEHGGINATDSRDYLLQLCEAFYNKMVWLIDKNLHDKYVEEDEYSRELLEVLRFRNRLSRDFLGRTELLYVVEKYVTGLAKGVPMVVYGESGTGKTALIAKCAKEAKHWLSGANPVIIVRFLGTSPQSSHIMLLLRSLCLQICDVYQFSKASIPTEFKDLVDYFKVLLGMVSSQPRPLVLMLDSVDQLSSMGEPYTFHWLPKVIPPNVKVVISLVPSVFNLLARYKAYVGKGTLIAEPIPPLGDVLCMDIIRARLVDDNRTISPEQSKVMQIVFFKCSIPLYTRVMLDEILTWKSYTAITTAMVSSTLKEALNNFFRRLEMQHGRVLVRHTLSYLTASREGVSEMELLDLLSLDDEVLNSIFLFWLPPQRRLPPFLLTRLYIDLMQFVVARDAGTTSVFTWYHRMFKEAAFERYLSDEESKTKIHSNLADYFIGKWHGKKKAFQFSSFLKSRLALTTSDGEEDRYVPDQPLVYIHGKSSTQFNKRKLSELPYHLVKSRRFEELGEMCVFSYEWLWSKISAFGLQLLVEDLEFALSEIDDSDVQTVADTLRIAGSTLNDHPDNLALEITGRLLDLMDTMPRIKKLIKDCDAKSAAHSSLVVPFQLYEVPISYLISSIENLPADIGDSLLLKKDSRLVAMCLDGTVLNIDTQKGVAVNEISLNKMKSITWQNMGLSVDRHERYIVCECRPTTKYIYILDAETLEIKHEHKMSSLTLFHKIYVSGKYLCMDNAVFDLVSGKKVRDLIKYDKKIDSFVELAITIDEKFILIGDVSSVGVFNIETGKRVKDLSLTSTPSVIQLTKDGRLAIVGTTEDCHIKVFDINHTSKTFGLEVVTYDPQKYFSDMIMAEDNYATKEVSEICLAHKEGSFVSLVKRKYPIVWSLKNVSTKPRLLSIPKGAGPFRYLFQVQFSSDDRFILAAELSPNVMMWDSTTGALLASFAAHDNDIHSLVVGSKTNLATTVQQNGSVIKVWDLHKVMDMETMSSVKSQELSVKNISLLKERNVMFMTRVHPPKSSRAYHFIDYFGIEMFNFATGKRNVVLPFDKYGHVQTLSNSKSGVTMIVNTSSAQSSTISVINMKADNVHTIKTDECKEIRMSDDGKYVCLLLKGNPPKAVLYTLPEMKEITTYRDCKLGMFTNQGSFVGVTKTRLVVRESMNEHDDLSIDLPGEITAIVYADAINVLLVSVNDGFSLTVTAFKTNGFGAFGTLTDVSRKGISDVANDGSICIDADLKIFELERCKQVKRLLPNRPKSDVSSIRLSRNGEHAVFIDTAPSTCIKVCRISDNQITSQTFLHCVPEVIEVIPSLNIFVVIEKDNKKLFLLSLCDGVARDVDYDSREARIRSVLGVKHGEENFLYELSEKTKEALKDIAASQQVKHMTLTQRQASMLQTSVRRTVSGRKIKKNHSASCQII; translated from the exons ACATGGTAGAAGAACGAAACATACTTCTTCAGGACGTGTATCCGAAGATTCAGGAGTACTGCAAGAGAAAGTACGGTGTAACATTTCAG ATGGTGGACATGCGGTGGGGCGTGACGAACGAGGTACAGAATGATCACATGACTTCCACGTGCTGTCTCAAGGAGATCCGCAACTGCCAGAATGTCTCGATTGGACCGAACTTCGTG GTGTTGATGGGTCAGAAGTACGGCTACAGACCCATCCCGGCGTTCGTGGAGGCGGAAGAGTTCGAGGCGATCCGAAGTCACGTGGTCGAGGAGGACCTGGAGCTGCTGGACCTCTGGTACGTCAGGGACGACAACTCCGTGCCACCGCAGTACGTACTGCAGCCCATCAACACCATCCTCAGGAACTACGACAGCTCG AACGAGGAGCTGAAACGTGAGTCCCGCCAGCGGTGGCAGGAAACGTTCGACGAGCTTCGGGACATCCTCATGGCGGGGGCGGACGCCGCCCTTGAGAAGGGCGACATAGGCCGCCAGGGCAGGGAGAAGTACTTCAGCTCGG TCACTCAAGAAGAGATTGAAATAGGCCTGTTACAGACCCCGAAGGACCCTAATATGACGTGCCTGTGTTTCGTGCGAGAAATAGAACACCTTCAAGAGAATATAAGACACCACAGGACTAGCAAGTTCTTAGATCTCCAACCCACCGAGAAAGGAGAGCCCGTCGAATTGGACCTTGACGCGTATGAACGATTGACGATATTACGTGATCAGGAAATTCCCAAAAGACTCAACAAGGAGAACATTGTCAAACTGAAAACGACCTGGTCTGAGCACGGTGGTATTAACGCGACGGACAGTAGGGACTACCTCTTGCAGCTTTGTGAggctttttataacaaaatggtgTGGTTGATAGACAAGAATTTGCACGATAAGTATGTAGAAGAGGATGAATATTCCAGGGAACTGCTAGAGGTTCTGCGTTTTCGGAATCGCCTGAGCCGGGATTTTCTAGGAAGGACTGAGCTTCTATATGTAGTTGAGAAGTATGTGACCGGTCTTGCCAAGGGCGTGCCTATGGTTGTGTATGGGGAAAGCGGCACGGGGAAGACGGCACTGATTGCGAAATGTGCAAAGGAGGCTAAGCATTGGCTGTCGGGTGCCAATCCTGTGATCATAGTTAGATTTCTAG GCACCTCGCCCCAGTCTTCTCACATCATGCTGCTACTAAGGAGCTTGTGTCTGCAGATCTGTGACGTGTACCAGTTCAGCAAGGCGTCCATACCGACCGAGTTCAAGGATCTCGTGGACTACTTCAAGGTGCTTCTCGGG ATGGTCTCCTCACAACCACGCCCGCTAGTGTTGATGCTAGACTCTGTAGACCAGCTCTCTTCCATGGGGGAACCCTACACATTCCACTGGCTTCCCAAGGTCATTCCGCCCAATGTCAAAGTCGTTATCTCCCTGGTGCCCTCAGTGTTCAATCTGCTGGCTCGGTACAAGGCGTACGTGGGGAAGGGCACCCTCATTGCTGAGCCCATTCCTCCACTGGGGGATGTTTTATGCATGGATATCATCCGAGCGCGGCTAGTAGACGACAACAGGACCATTTCGCCGGAGCAAAGCAAAGTGATGCAGATTGTATTCTTTAAATGCAGCATTCCACTTTACACGCGGGTAATGTTGGACGAAATTCTGACCTGGAAATCATACACGGCTATTACAACTGCCATGGTTTCGAGTACGCTTAAAGAGGCGCTTAACAACTTTTTCAGACGTTTGGAAATGCAGCATGGTCGTGTCTTGGTGCGGCACACCTTATCGTACTTGACTGCAAGCCGCGAGGGCGTCTCCGAAATGGAATTACTGGACCTATTATCATTGGACGATGAAGTTTTGAACTCAATATTTCTGTTTTGGTTACCACCACAAAGGCGTTTGCCACCGTTTCTGTTGACCCGACTTTACATTGACCTTATGCAATTCGTCGTGGCACGCGACGCAGGAACTACGTCGGTATTTACATGGTACCATCGAATGTTCAAAGAAGCCGCTTTTGAAAGGTATCTCTCCGATGAAGAGTCCAAAACGAAAATCCATTCCAACCTTGCAGACTATTTCATCGGCAAATGGCATGGTAAAAAGAAAGCCTTTCAATTCAGCTCGTTCCTTAAGTCTAGACTTGCTCTAACAACTAGCGACGGCGAGGAAGACAGATACGTCCCAGATCAACCATTAGTGTACATACACGGTAAATCATCCACGCAATTTAACAAAAGAAAGCTATCGGAGTTACCTTACCATCTAGTGAAGAGCCGTCGATTCGAGGAACTTGGCGAAATGTGTGTCTTCAGTTACGAATGGCTCTGGTCAAAGATCTCGGCATTTGGTCTGCAACTGCTTGTGGAAGATCTTGAATTCGCTTTGTCCGAGATAGACGATAGTGACGTTCAGACGGTCGCAGACACCCTTAGAATCGCGGGAAGCACATTGAATGATCACCCGGACAATCTGGCTCTAGAAATCACCGGGCGTTTGCTGGATCTCATGGACACCATGCCGAGAATAAAAAAGCTGATTAAAGACTGTGATGCTAAATCCGCAGCCCATTCCTCGTTGGTTGTGCCGTTTCAGTTATATGAAGTGCCAATCAGTTATCTCATCAGCTCTATTGAGAACCTGCCAGCGGACATAGGCGATTCGCTGTTGTTAAAAAAAGATAGTAGACTGGTCGCCATGTGTTTAGACGGTACAGTGCTTAATATCGACACACAGAAAGGCGTCGCCGTCAACGAAATATCACTGAACAAAATGAAGTCAATAACGTGGCAAAACATGGGTTTGTCTGTGGATAGACACGAACGGTATATTGTATGTGAATGCCGACCGaccacaaaatatatttatattttggacgCAGAGACTCTAGaaattaagcatgagcacaaaaTGTCCTCCCTTACACTATTCCATAAAATATACGTAAGTGGGAAATATCTGTGCATGGATAATGCAGTGTTCGACTTGGTGTCTGGCAAAAAGGTTCGTGATCTCATTAAGTACGACAAAAAGATAGATTCCTTTGTTGAACTTGCAATAACTATTGATGAAAAGTTCATCTTGATCGGTGATGTGTCAAGTGTAGGTGTGTTTAACATCGAAACAGGGAAGCGCGTGAAAGATTTGTCTTTGACTTCAACTCCAAGCGTGATTCAACTCACTAAAGACGGACGTCTTGCGATAGTTGGAACAACGGAAGACTGCCATATCAAAGTGTTTGATATTAACCATACTTCAAAAACATTTGGTTTGGAAGTTGTAACGTATGACCCTCAAAAATATTTTTCCGATATGATCATGGCTGAAGACAACTATGCAACAAAAGAAGTATCGGAAATTTGTCTCGCGCACAAGGAAGGGTCTTTCGTCAGTCTTGTAAAGAGGAAATACCCGATTGTTTGGAGCCTAAAGAACGTAAGTACGAAACCAAGACTGCTCTCTATACCGAAAGGAGCTGGGCCCTTCAGATATCTTTTTCAAGTCCAGTTTTCGTCCGACGACCGTTTTATTTTGGCGGCGGAACTGTCACCGAATGTGATGATGTGGGATTCCACCACCGGTGCGCTCCTCGCGTCGTTCGCCGCTCACGACAACGACATACACAGCCTCGTTGTGGGATCGAAAACAAACCTCGCAACGACCGTCCAACAAAACGGCTCAGTTATTAAAGTATGGGATCTGCACAAAGTCATGGATATGGAAACGATGTCGAGCGTGAAGTCGCAAGAACTTTCCGTGAAGAACATCAGTTTGTTAAAAGAAAGGAACGTCATGTTCATGACTAGGGTTCACCCACCAAAGAGCAGCAGAGCTTATCACTTCATTGACTATTTCGGcattgaaatgtttaattttgcAACCGGTAAAAGGAACGTTGTCCTTCCCTTTGACAAATACGGTCACGTCCAAACTCTGTCCAATTCGAAAAGTGGAGTGACGATGATTGTAAATACATCGAGCGCCCAGTCCAGCACCATATCTGTGATCAACATGAAAGCTGATAACGTTCATACAATTAAGACGGACGAGTGCAAAGAAATCCGAATGTCTGATGATGGCAAATACGTTTGCCTACTCCTAAAGGGAAATCCACCGAAAGCCGTTCTCTACACTTTACCTGAGATGAAAGAAATCACGACGTACAGGGATTGCAAACTCGGAATGTTCACAAATCAGGGCTCTTTCGTGGGCGTCACCAAGACCAGACTCGTGGTTCGGGAAAGTATGAATGAGCACGATGACCTGTCAATCGATCtgccaggggagattactgctaTTGTCTACGCGGATGCCATAAATGTACTGCTCGTTAGCGTGAATGACGGCTTCTCT CTGACTGTGACAGCGTTTAAAACGAACGGTTTCGGAGCGTTCGGTACACTAACAGACGTGAGTCGAAAAGGGATCAGCGATGTTGCAAATGACGGCTCAATATGCATAGATGCAGATCTAAAG ATTTTTGAGTTGGAGAGGTGCAAACAAGTAAAGCGATTACTCCCCAACAGGCCGAAGAGTGACGTCAGCTCCATTAGACTGTCTCGAAACGGAGAGCACGCAGTGTTCATCGATACCGCGCCATCAACGTGCATCAAGGTCTGCCGGATATCCGACAATCAGATCACGTCGCAAACCTTCCTACATTGCGTGCCGGAAGTGATCGAGGTGATCCCATCTCTGAACATTTTCGTCGTCATCGAGAAGGACAACAAGAAACTGTTCCTGTTGTCTCTCTGTGACGGTGTGGCTCGCGATGTGGACTACGACTCCCGAGAGGCGCGCATTCGGAGCGTCCTTGGCGTCAAACACGGCGAGGAGAACTTCCTGTATGAGCTGTCCGAGAAAACCAAGGAAGCGTTGAAGGACATTGCGGCTTCGCAGCAGGTGAAGCACATGACACTCACACAAAGGCAAGCGTCTATGCTGCAGACAAGCGTCAGGCGAACCGTGAGCGGAAGGAAGATCAAGAAAAACCACAGCGCTTCCTGTCAGATTATCTAA